The following are from one region of the Candidatus Cloacimonadota bacterium genome:
- a CDS encoding DNRLRE domain-containing protein, with the protein MNKFIFILLISSVIVFASCTQKNNYMGYDQDVVIACDTIYNAINFELSFTDTIGIYSSNQIMLTGNFNGVKTRTLMKFGSLPDTTWLDSTSFESCEILFERKSHIEPTIDIHAYKLLVTWYVGSTTWDSISTEDYEEFPVPVDFVADSDSFYVPIDPGIVENWIIEDSVNFGMLLDAPTAVGNFVSFYTYNSDNNEPKLRIVAVGDETGYRDTLLIGTTSDTFIGFDENLQENYDPGKFTVANLPPSRLVMKVHIDSIYSQLGITYEQLERYSLNLAEVQLDSLMVENLYIEDDYIAIIPYYVSDYQADECTYISSTKTSYIIEVDYLFPIKITPILEGIIRGDLANPYIALVSTQENKDYSFVDFFEGTAPPLRIIYTQPVLE; encoded by the coding sequence ATGAATAAGTTCATTTTCATTCTTTTGATCAGCTCTGTGATAGTATTCGCTTCCTGTACTCAGAAAAACAACTATATGGGTTACGATCAGGATGTTGTTATTGCCTGCGATACTATTTATAATGCGATCAATTTTGAACTCTCTTTCACTGACACAATAGGCATCTACTCGTCGAACCAGATAATGCTAACCGGAAATTTTAATGGTGTAAAGACAAGGACACTCATGAAATTTGGTTCACTGCCGGATACAACATGGTTGGATTCGACATCATTTGAAAGCTGCGAGATACTTTTCGAAAGAAAATCACACATCGAACCAACAATTGATATCCATGCATATAAGCTTCTTGTTACATGGTATGTAGGCTCAACAACATGGGATAGTATTTCTACTGAGGATTATGAAGAATTCCCCGTTCCTGTAGATTTTGTTGCTGATTCTGATTCCTTTTATGTTCCTATTGATCCAGGAATTGTTGAAAATTGGATTATTGAGGATTCTGTTAACTTCGGCATGCTCCTTGACGCCCCAACTGCCGTTGGAAATTTTGTCAGCTTCTATACATACAATTCTGACAACAATGAACCAAAACTGAGAATTGTTGCTGTTGGTGATGAAACAGGTTATCGAGACACATTGCTTATCGGTACGACAAGTGACACATTCATTGGATTTGATGAGAACCTGCAGGAGAATTACGATCCCGGAAAATTCACTGTTGCGAACCTTCCTCCTTCGCGGCTTGTAATGAAGGTTCATATCGACTCGATATATTCGCAACTTGGAATTACCTATGAACAATTAGAACGTTACAGTTTGAATCTGGCAGAAGTTCAGCTGGACTCGCTTATGGTGGAAAATCTCTATATAGAAGATGATTATATCGCTATAATTCCGTACTATGTTTCTGATTATCAGGCAGATGAATGCACCTACATTTCTTCAACAAAAACATCGTATATAATTGAAGTAGATTATCTGTTTCCGATCAAGATAACGCCAATCCTGGAAGGTATAATAAGAGGTGATCTCGCAAATCCATACATTGCGCTTGTATCAACGCAAGAGAATAAAGACTATTCATTTGTCGATTTCTTTGAAGGCACAGCGCCGCCATTGCGAATTATCTATACACAACCAGTTTTAGAATAG
- a CDS encoding DHH family phosphoesterase: MKENWFLRNHQTEDIVSSVLRSREVNNIDKFLNPTLDKCSDPNLLSGARKAARKILTNIQEGEKITIFGHDDVDGITSTVVLYKFLEKIGAKDIAYYIPNREVDKFGLRDNFIQKVLQDGTKRVITVDIGVTETAPIARLRRKGIKTIIIDHHKIMKEHPQASAIVDPHKKNDRFPFKYLAGVGVVWNVVKILSIMTGVATEPVYPLLAGLGTIADRMPLIDDNRIYAKHLYYNFEQCENRFFHYYAGQTQGIPREISVKKLIPLLTMGRHKDGRHLAVDILLSKDENEIDKIYKILEDRIYKNEHQVKLVKDLIESEYQKQETHFFIYCDPEGKIPSDYLGVATSYITDTYRIPSLVMTKWEDDVLTAEARAPLGFNWLDCLKKIEKYLIQYGGHKEAAGFTCHKKYYKQIRDTLEKLAEGQYKNIQKLMKEHSKIYIDYVLDEDQLVLSKLREIHRIFAPFGEGNPPLVYLLIYADAMELKEKGFVNFPEEVEGSDINVTFSIINDTFTITDYEKVSVKRNVF, from the coding sequence GTGAAAGAAAACTGGTTTCTTCGGAACCATCAAACCGAAGACATTGTGTCATCTGTTCTACGGAGCAGAGAGGTGAATAATATTGATAAATTTCTCAACCCGACACTGGACAAATGTAGTGATCCAAATCTTTTAAGCGGAGCACGAAAAGCAGCACGAAAGATACTAACAAACATCCAGGAAGGAGAGAAGATCACGATCTTCGGACATGATGATGTTGATGGGATAACCAGCACCGTTGTATTGTATAAATTTCTGGAAAAAATTGGGGCAAAAGACATAGCATATTATATTCCAAACCGAGAAGTCGACAAGTTCGGGCTTCGGGATAACTTCATTCAGAAAGTATTACAGGACGGAACTAAAAGGGTGATCACGGTTGACATTGGTGTTACAGAAACAGCTCCGATTGCACGACTTAGACGCAAAGGGATAAAGACAATTATTATTGATCATCATAAAATAATGAAGGAGCATCCCCAGGCATCGGCTATCGTTGATCCACATAAGAAAAACGACAGATTTCCCTTCAAATATCTTGCCGGTGTTGGAGTTGTTTGGAATGTCGTGAAGATCTTATCCATAATGACAGGCGTTGCAACTGAACCGGTATACCCATTACTCGCAGGTCTTGGAACAATCGCAGACAGAATGCCGCTTATCGATGATAACAGGATCTACGCTAAACATCTCTATTATAATTTTGAGCAGTGTGAGAACAGATTTTTCCATTATTATGCCGGACAGACACAAGGAATTCCAAGAGAAATTTCTGTTAAAAAATTGATACCGCTTTTGACCATGGGAAGACACAAGGATGGAAGACATCTTGCAGTTGATATTTTGCTTTCAAAGGATGAGAACGAAATCGATAAAATCTACAAAATACTGGAAGATAGGATTTATAAAAACGAGCATCAGGTAAAGCTTGTAAAAGATTTGATAGAATCGGAATATCAAAAGCAGGAAACCCATTTTTTCATATATTGCGACCCGGAAGGAAAAATACCATCAGATTATCTCGGTGTAGCAACCTCCTACATCACGGACACCTACAGGATACCAAGTCTCGTCATGACGAAATGGGAGGATGATGTTCTAACAGCAGAAGCAAGAGCGCCATTAGGTTTTAACTGGCTCGACTGCCTGAAAAAGATAGAGAAATATCTCATACAATACGGAGGACACAAAGAAGCAGCCGGCTTTACTTGTCACAAGAAATATTACAAGCAAATACGCGATACACTTGAGAAGCTTGCAGAAGGTCAATATAAAAACATACAGAAATTAATGAAAGAACACAGCAAGATATATATCGATTATGTTCTTGATGAAGATCAGCTTGTTTTAAGTAAACTTAGAGAGATACATCGAATATTTGCACCGTTTGGCGAAGGAAATCCTCCACTGGTTTACCTGCTCATATATGCGGATGCTATGGAGCTGAAAGAAAAAGGATTCGTAAACTTCCCTGAAGAAGTAGAAGGTTCAGATATAAATGTAACATTTTCGATTATTAATGATACCTTTACCATAACCGATTATGAAAAAGTAAGTGTAAAAAGAAACGTTTTTTAG
- a CDS encoding rod shape-determining protein, with protein sequence MILDFILNWLTNDVAIDLGTANTLVYLKGHGVVVNEPSVVAVETENKKVIAIGNKAKEMLGKTPEEIKAIKPMKDGVIANFEITETMLRHLILQSQQRKFLIRPRVIVAVPSGITEVEKRAVKESAEHAGARTVYLVSEPLASAIGVGLPVHEPYGNMIIDIGGGTTEIAIISLSHIVDHNSIRIGGDEMDEAIVAYLRRKHNLYVGESTAERIKMKIGSAFPLEDELTMEVRGRDLITGYPVSMKISSEEIREGLSETVNKIVDAVKRLFEETAPELSADIADRGVVLTGGAGQLKGLDRKIQETINLPVTLVDEPLKSVVMGCGKILDNLEEYEKVLLPNV encoded by the coding sequence ATGATTTTGGACTTTATATTAAACTGGTTAACAAATGATGTTGCAATCGATCTCGGCACAGCGAATACGCTCGTTTACCTAAAGGGGCATGGGGTCGTGGTGAACGAACCATCGGTCGTTGCAGTGGAGACAGAAAACAAGAAAGTCATAGCAATAGGAAACAAAGCAAAGGAAATGCTCGGGAAAACACCCGAAGAAATTAAAGCGATCAAACCTATGAAGGATGGAGTTATTGCAAATTTTGAAATAACTGAAACAATGTTGCGGCATCTTATACTACAGTCGCAACAACGGAAATTTTTAATCAGACCTCGGGTGATCGTCGCCGTTCCTTCCGGCATTACCGAGGTTGAGAAAAGAGCCGTAAAGGAATCTGCAGAGCATGCCGGTGCAAGAACAGTTTATCTTGTTTCCGAACCACTTGCTTCCGCAATAGGAGTCGGGCTGCCTGTTCATGAACCGTATGGAAATATGATTATCGACATCGGGGGGGGAACAACAGAGATTGCTATTATCTCACTGTCTCATATTGTTGATCACAACTCGATTCGTATCGGCGGAGACGAGATGGATGAGGCAATCGTTGCATACCTGAGAAGAAAGCATAATCTCTATGTAGGTGAATCGACAGCTGAAAGGATCAAAATGAAGATAGGTTCCGCATTTCCTCTCGAGGACGAACTCACTATGGAAGTTCGAGGTAGAGACCTGATCACAGGATATCCCGTCTCAATGAAAATCTCATCAGAAGAAATACGAGAAGGTCTTTCAGAGACCGTGAACAAGATCGTTGATGCAGTGAAAAGACTTTTTGAAGAGACAGCTCCGGAGCTTTCTGCAGACATCGCAGATAGAGGGGTTGTCCTAACTGGAGGAGCAGGGCAGCTGAAGGGACTCGACAGGAAAATCCAGGAAACGATTAACCTGCCAGTAACGCTTGTCGATGAACCCCTTAAAAGCGTTGTGATGGGCTGCGGAAAAATTCTTGATAACCTGGAAGAATACGAAAAAGTCCTTTTACCAAATGTTTAA
- the mreC gene encoding rod shape-determining protein MreC, with the protein MFNRKNVVFSVLLIVSIFFLIGNNEQRIKKAQFIGNSLLLPFSSSITYIKNLSNVYQRNNYLQRELYLAQNELRMLKVEVSEFQRFEELIDNIEISNYEFLIADVVGTGSYLNYETLLVDAGKNRNVQQNQPVISEKGIVGKVIAVYQNYSVVQTFGNKYFRLGAIDSRSRIHGIVETDLNGRSYFEKIKVGSDLKTGDMIVSSKLSSVYPPELPFGKIVEIEQSSEGLFTRAEVEPFVNLANIEAVVIIQAYGQ; encoded by the coding sequence ATGTTCAACAGAAAAAATGTCGTCTTCAGTGTCCTTCTTATCGTTTCAATTTTCTTCCTGATCGGTAATAATGAGCAGAGGATAAAAAAGGCACAGTTTATAGGAAATTCACTGCTCCTGCCTTTTTCATCAAGTATAACATATATTAAAAACCTCTCCAATGTATATCAGCGCAACAACTATCTTCAAAGAGAGCTATACCTTGCACAAAATGAACTGCGGATGCTAAAAGTGGAGGTCAGCGAATTCCAGAGATTTGAAGAATTGATTGATAATATTGAGATTTCAAATTATGAGTTTCTCATCGCAGACGTTGTTGGAACCGGGTCTTACCTTAATTATGAAACCCTTCTTGTCGATGCAGGAAAGAACAGGAACGTCCAGCAAAACCAGCCGGTCATCTCAGAAAAAGGCATTGTGGGGAAGGTCATAGCGGTATATCAAAATTACTCGGTGGTGCAGACCTTCGGGAACAAGTATTTCCGACTGGGAGCAATTGACAGTAGAAGCAGGATTCACGGGATTGTGGAAACAGACCTGAATGGAAGATCATATTTTGAAAAGATCAAGGTGGGAAGCGACCTTAAAACAGGAGATATGATCGTTTCGTCCAAACTAAGTTCGGTCTATCCTCCGGAACTGCCTTTTGGAAAGATCGTGGAGATAGAACAAAGCAGCGAAGGACTTTTCACACGAGCAGAAGTGGAGCCCTTTGTCAACCTCGCAAATATCGAAGCAGTGGTAATAATTCAAGCTTATGGGCAATAA
- a CDS encoding coenzyme F420-0:L-glutamate ligase: MGNNITERQVRDKIYLRQPIKTKIFTPNDDIIEIVLKYTEGKRKQGDTIVMSESPVAITQGRAIPENEVKIGLLAKLLWRGVSKVPYGVGLRSKTSMQCAIDECGHVRILLAAIAGAFGKLFGLHGVFYRVAGKQAALIDAAHTSPVPPYNSTVIKGPIHTDEICQKIYELIGNEAAIMDINDIGGSWVIGRSAGVDPYLLEEIMRDNPQGQQMELTPLCLVWEKK, translated from the coding sequence ATGGGCAATAATATTACTGAAAGACAAGTTAGAGATAAAATTTATCTCAGGCAACCGATCAAGACGAAGATATTTACTCCAAACGATGATATCATAGAAATTGTTCTGAAATATACCGAAGGAAAACGTAAGCAGGGTGATACAATTGTTATGAGCGAGAGTCCTGTTGCGATAACGCAGGGAAGGGCGATTCCCGAAAACGAGGTTAAGATAGGACTTCTTGCAAAGCTTCTCTGGCGGGGAGTTAGCAAGGTTCCTTATGGCGTCGGACTTCGGTCTAAAACAAGTATGCAATGTGCGATCGATGAATGCGGGCACGTAAGGATACTTCTTGCAGCTATAGCAGGAGCGTTTGGTAAACTATTTGGCTTACATGGAGTTTTTTATCGGGTTGCCGGAAAGCAAGCAGCGCTCATCGATGCAGCACACACATCGCCGGTACCACCGTATAATTCAACCGTCATAAAAGGACCAATACATACAGATGAAATCTGCCAGAAAATATATGAACTAATAGGTAATGAAGCAGCAATAATGGATATCAATGACATCGGAGGCTCATGGGTAATTGGAAGGTCTGCTGGAGTAGATCCATATCTTCTGGAAGAGATCATGCGGGATAATCCACAGGGGCAGCAGATGGAACTTACACCACTGTGCCTGGTCTGGGAGAAGAAATGA
- the mreD gene encoding rod shape-determining protein MreD produces MISLIITSIFMVYFQYFFAVSLGLGGTIPNLYLPLIIYYSITRENLSGLILAFLLGIIIDLNQPSSFGVSPILFLIIAFVITKLKKLLGRQVVGIGIVLVFISNIFYFFLSAAIFLIFKSGEVLPFGKLTLLSLYNSLYSFIIILILYLIDHLKLSFTQQ; encoded by the coding sequence ATGATAAGCCTGATCATCACATCGATCTTCATGGTGTATTTTCAGTATTTCTTTGCCGTATCTCTTGGTCTAGGGGGTACAATTCCAAATCTCTATCTCCCCCTCATCATATATTACAGCATAACCAGGGAAAATCTTTCCGGACTGATACTTGCATTCCTTCTGGGCATAATCATTGACTTAAACCAACCGTCATCTTTTGGTGTATCACCTATTCTATTCCTCATTATTGCATTTGTCATCACGAAGCTGAAAAAGTTATTGGGAAGGCAGGTCGTTGGCATCGGAATCGTGCTTGTTTTCATCTCGAATATTTTTTATTTTTTTCTATCAGCAGCAATATTCCTCATCTTCAAATCCGGCGAAGTCCTTCCTTTTGGCAAACTCACGCTTCTTTCACTGTATAACTCGCTCTACTCCTTTATTATTATCCTGATCCTCTATTTAATAGACCATCTTAAATTAAGCTTTACCCAGCAATGA
- the mrdA gene encoding penicillin-binding protein 2: protein MKRKLKKADQLLLLVLAFFLILTYSLFQIQVINGEEYKEIAEKNYFRIISKPTRRGILYDRNMQPLTENIPSLSVYLDIKEITDVDSVAGFLSINLSVPEEDIRELIHKHRFFKFAPILVQDKVDMETAIRLEEQCEKFPAVIVKPEAIRYYDLNSHYIGYVGKMSADEYQKLKESDYAKTDYIGKVGLEKCYEQELKGEKGYDIIQVDATGNPLGLMKEGSGKPSLPGKDFVLTVDKELQKKIARLLPKDTSAVAIVMNCKTGGVVAMVSTPEYDPNKFVTGMQEDYWTQIVENKNNPLLNKAMNAAYPPGSVFKLVVAAYALEKGLVDPYDVLVDCEGGVEYGGRFFGCWKEEGHGKMNLLDAIRESCDSYFYKIAEMINLNDFKEFIDDCNLLEKIPVDQIKSRKGFFPTSEWYNKNYGELGWTRGNLLNLCIGQGEVLLTPLSLTCFYAGIANNGIVHRPHFVDYSIRDEITETYKYPQLRLPISQNTLDLLKQSLYEAVNAKGRTGGMARVKDIMVGGKTGSAENYYGDTHAWFVAVAPMNDPEVVVLVFVEQGGSGADIAAQLAGKILGYYFKKEPLLRY from the coding sequence ATGAAAAGAAAGCTGAAAAAAGCCGACCAGCTCCTTCTGCTTGTACTGGCTTTCTTTCTAATTCTTACATACTCGCTGTTTCAGATACAGGTCATAAACGGGGAGGAATATAAAGAGATCGCAGAAAAGAACTATTTCCGCATTATCAGCAAGCCAACAAGAAGAGGGATATTGTACGACAGGAACATGCAGCCGCTTACAGAGAACATTCCTTCACTTTCTGTATATCTGGATATTAAGGAAATCACAGATGTAGATAGTGTGGCTGGCTTTCTTTCCATAAACCTCTCCGTACCTGAAGAAGATATTCGGGAACTGATACATAAGCATAGATTTTTCAAATTTGCCCCGATCCTTGTTCAGGATAAAGTCGATATGGAGACTGCTATACGGCTTGAAGAACAGTGCGAAAAATTTCCTGCAGTGATCGTGAAACCCGAAGCGATCCGCTACTATGATCTCAATTCGCATTACATAGGATATGTAGGAAAAATGTCCGCCGACGAGTATCAGAAACTCAAGGAGAGTGATTATGCAAAAACGGATTACATAGGAAAAGTGGGGCTTGAGAAGTGTTATGAACAGGAACTCAAAGGCGAGAAGGGATACGATATCATACAGGTCGATGCAACAGGAAATCCTCTTGGTTTAATGAAGGAGGGTTCCGGAAAACCTTCGTTGCCAGGTAAGGATTTTGTTCTTACGGTAGACAAAGAGCTGCAGAAAAAGATAGCACGCCTGCTTCCGAAAGACACTTCTGCTGTAGCAATCGTCATGAACTGCAAGACAGGCGGTGTCGTTGCAATGGTAAGCACACCGGAATATGACCCAAATAAATTTGTCACCGGCATGCAGGAGGATTATTGGACACAAATCGTCGAAAATAAGAACAACCCTCTCCTCAATAAAGCAATGAATGCAGCGTATCCGCCGGGATCGGTTTTCAAGCTGGTCGTGGCTGCATATGCACTTGAAAAAGGACTCGTCGATCCATATGATGTCCTTGTTGATTGCGAGGGAGGTGTGGAATACGGAGGGCGATTTTTCGGTTGCTGGAAGGAAGAGGGGCACGGTAAAATGAATTTGTTGGATGCGATCCGGGAATCTTGCGACTCATATTTTTACAAGATTGCGGAAATGATCAACCTGAATGATTTCAAGGAATTCATAGATGATTGCAATTTGCTCGAAAAAATTCCAGTCGACCAGATAAAGAGCAGAAAAGGATTTTTCCCAACTTCCGAGTGGTATAACAAAAATTATGGAGAACTCGGGTGGACAAGAGGAAATCTTCTCAATCTCTGTATTGGTCAAGGCGAGGTGCTTCTTACCCCACTTTCGCTTACCTGTTTTTATGCCGGTATAGCAAATAACGGCATTGTGCATAGACCCCATTTTGTCGATTATTCCATAAGAGATGAGATTACCGAAACCTATAAATATCCACAACTCAGACTTCCAATTTCTCAAAACACTCTCGACTTGCTAAAACAGTCTCTCTATGAAGCAGTAAATGCAAAAGGTCGTACAGGCGGCATGGCTCGGGTTAAAGATATTATGGTTGGTGGTAAAACAGGATCAGCAGAAAATTATTACGGAGACACCCATGCGTGGTTTGTGGCGGTTGCTCCGATGAATGACCCGGAAGTTGTAGTGTTAGTGTTTGTAGAACAGGGTGGTTCAGGAGCAGATATTGCAGCCCAGCTTGCGGGAAAAATACTCGGATATTATTTTAAAAAGGAGCCATTGCTAAGGTATTAG